Proteins encoded together in one Triticum urartu cultivar G1812 unplaced genomic scaffold, Tu2.1 TuUngrouped_contig_3125, whole genome shotgun sequence window:
- the LOC125527173 gene encoding acidic endochitinase SE2-like, which translates to MASRSLTPFQLTATLFVALLATCHAGSIAVYWGQNDGEASLAETCASGNYEFVILAFLPKFGKSQTPQLNLASHCDPSSGGCRSQSKDIKECQSRGVKVLLSIGGGDGSYGLSSPGDARQVAMYLWNNYLGGASSSGPLGDVMLDGIDFDIEQGSAKFWNDLATDLKNLGKNGGKTVLLSAAPQCPFPDEWDSGAINTGLFDFVWVQFYNNEECQFSAGRRAFMDAWKKWESVPAVKIFLGLPASKDAAGTGFVPAGELTSRVLPLIKGSPKYGGVMLWSKFYDDRTGYSSAIKSDV; encoded by the coding sequence ATGGCGAGCCGTTCTCTCACCCCTTTCCAGCTCACTGCCACCCTCTTCGTGGCACTCCTTGCCACGTGTCATGCTGGCAGTATCGCCGTGTACTGGGGCCAGAACGACGGCGAGGCATCGTTGGCTGAGACGTGCGCGTCGGGGAACTATGAGTTCGTCATCCTCGCTTTTCTCCCGAAATTCGGCAAGAGCCAGACGCCGCAGCTGAACCTTGCCAGCCACTGCGACCCTTCCTCCGGTGGATGCAGAAGCCAGAGCAAGGACATCAAAGAGTGCCAGAGCCGCGGCGTGAAAGTCCTGCTCTCCATCGGCGGTGGTGACGGTAGTTACGGTCTCTCGTCCCCCGGCGACGCACGGCAAGTTGCCATGTACCTCTGGAACAACTACCTGGGTGGTGCGTCCTCGTCAGGTCCCCTCGGCGATGTCATGCTCGACGGCATTGACTTTGACATCGAGCAAGGCAGCGCCAAGTTCTGGAACGATCTTGCCACTGACCTGAAGAATTTGGGAAAGAACGGAGGCAAGACCGTCTTGCTGAGCGCGGCTCCGCAGTGCCCATTCCCGGATGAATGGGACAGCGGTGCGATCAACACGGGACTGTTTGACTTTGTGTGGGTGCAGTTCTACAACAACGAGGAATGCCAGTTCAGTGCGGGACGCAGGGCATTCATGGATGCGTGGAAGAAGTGGGAGTCGGTGCCGGCCGTGAAGATCTTCCTGGGGTTGCCAGCCTCCAAGGACGCGGCAGGCACGGGGTTTGTCCCTGCCGGAGAGCTCACCTCACGTGTGCTGCCGCTCATCAAGGGCTCTCCAAAGTACGGTGGTGTCATGCTATGGTCCAAGTTCTATGACGACCGCACGGGCTACAGCTCCGCCATCAAGAGCGACGTGTGA